One segment of Accipiter gentilis chromosome 26, bAccGen1.1, whole genome shotgun sequence DNA contains the following:
- the DCTN4 gene encoding dynactin subunit 4 isoform X1: MASLLQSERVLYLVRGEKEMRAPLSQLYFCRYCSELRSLECVSHEVDSHYCPSCLENMPSAEAKLKKNRCANCFDCPCCMHTLSTRATSIPAPLPDDPAKTTMKKAYYLACGFCRWTSRDVGMADKSVASGGWQEPENPHAQRINKLVEYYQQLAQKEKIERDRKKLVRRRNYMPLAFSQHTIHVVDKYGLGTRLQRQRPGAPISALAGLSLKEGEDQKEIKIEPADAVEEVEPLPEDYYTRPINLTEVTTLRQRLLQPDFQPICASQLYPRHKHLLIKRSLRCRKCEHNLSKPEFNPTSIKFKIQLVAVNYIPEVRIMSIPNLRYMKESQVLLTLTNPVENITHVTLLECEEGDPDNINSTAKVTVPPKELILAGKDAAAEYDELAEPQDFQDDPDVIAFRKANKVGVFIKVTPQKEEGEVTVSFKMKHEFKNLTAPIRPSEEGDHTSEVIWLTHHVELSLGPVLP, translated from the exons GTGGACTCTCACTACTGCCCCAGCTGCCTGGAAAACATGCCTTCAGCTGAAGCCAAGCTGAAAAAGAACAG GTGTGCTAACTGCTTTGACTGCCCCTGCTGCATGCACACCCTTTCCACCCGGGCCACAAGCATTCCTGCTCCGCTCCCTGACGACCCAGCCAAGACTACCATGAAGAAAGCGTATTACTTGGCCTGTGGATTTTGCCGCTGGACTTCCCGAGATGTGGGCATGGCAGACAAGTCTGTCG CTAGTGGTGGCTGGCAGGAGCCGGAGAATCCTCACGCACAGAGG ATTAACAAACTGGTTGAGTACTACCAGCAGTTGGCTCAGAAAGAGAAGATCGAGCGGGACAGGAAGAAGCTGGTGCGACGCCGAAACTACATGCCCCTGGCCTTTTCG CAACACACTATACACGTAGTG GACAAATATGGTCTTGGAACCAGGCTTCAACGCCAGAGGCCCGGAGCACCGATCAGTGCCCTCGCTGGACTCTC CCTGAAAGAAGGAGAGGACCAGAAGGAGATCAAGATTGAGCCAGCTGATGCAGTGGAAGAAGTGGAACCTCTTCCTGAGGATTACTACACAAGACCCATCAATCTGACAGAAG TGACGACTCTGCGTCAGCGTCTGCTGCAGCCTGACTTCCAGCCGATCTGCGCTTCCCAGCTCTACCCACGTCATAAGCACCTCCTGATCAAACGTTCACTGCGCTGTCGG AAATGTGAACATAACCTGAGCAAACCAGAATTCAATCCAACATCTATCAAATTCAAGATCCAGCTGGTTGCTGT TAACTATATCCCTGAAGTGAGAATCATGTCTATTCCCAACCTGCGCTACATGAAG GAAAGCCAAGTCCTTCTGACTCTGACCAATCCAGTGGAGAACATCACACATGTCACGCTGCTGGAGTGTGAGGAGGGAGACCCTGACAACATCAACAGCACTGCCAAG GTGACAGTTCCACCCAAGGAGCTTATTTTGGCTGGTAAAGATGCTGCAGCAGAATACGATGAGCTGGCAGAGCCTCAAGATTTCCAGGATGACCCTGA CGTTATCGCCTTCAGAAAAGCCAATAAGGTAGGAGTTTTCATCAAGGTCACCCCACAGAAAGAAGAGGGTGAAGTGACCGTGAGTTTCAAGATGAAGCATGAGTTTAAAAACCTCACTGCTCCAATCCGACCCAGTGAGGAAGGCGATCACACCTCTGAGGTCATCTGGCTCACCCATCACGTGGAGCTCAGCCTCGGTCCAGTGCTCCCATAA
- the DCTN4 gene encoding dynactin subunit 4 isoform X2: MASLLQSERVLYLVRGEKEMRAPLSQLYFCRYCSELRSLECVSHEVDSHYCPSCLENMPSAEAKLKKNRCANCFDCPCCMHTLSTRATSIPAPLPDDPAKTTMKKAYYLACGFCRWTSRDVGMADKSVASGGWQEPENPHAQRINKLVEYYQQLAQKEKIERDRKKLVRRRNYMPLAFSDKYGLGTRLQRQRPGAPISALAGLSLKEGEDQKEIKIEPADAVEEVEPLPEDYYTRPINLTEVTTLRQRLLQPDFQPICASQLYPRHKHLLIKRSLRCRKCEHNLSKPEFNPTSIKFKIQLVAVNYIPEVRIMSIPNLRYMKESQVLLTLTNPVENITHVTLLECEEGDPDNINSTAKVTVPPKELILAGKDAAAEYDELAEPQDFQDDPDVIAFRKANKVGVFIKVTPQKEEGEVTVSFKMKHEFKNLTAPIRPSEEGDHTSEVIWLTHHVELSLGPVLP, from the exons GTGGACTCTCACTACTGCCCCAGCTGCCTGGAAAACATGCCTTCAGCTGAAGCCAAGCTGAAAAAGAACAG GTGTGCTAACTGCTTTGACTGCCCCTGCTGCATGCACACCCTTTCCACCCGGGCCACAAGCATTCCTGCTCCGCTCCCTGACGACCCAGCCAAGACTACCATGAAGAAAGCGTATTACTTGGCCTGTGGATTTTGCCGCTGGACTTCCCGAGATGTGGGCATGGCAGACAAGTCTGTCG CTAGTGGTGGCTGGCAGGAGCCGGAGAATCCTCACGCACAGAGG ATTAACAAACTGGTTGAGTACTACCAGCAGTTGGCTCAGAAAGAGAAGATCGAGCGGGACAGGAAGAAGCTGGTGCGACGCCGAAACTACATGCCCCTGGCCTTTTCG GACAAATATGGTCTTGGAACCAGGCTTCAACGCCAGAGGCCCGGAGCACCGATCAGTGCCCTCGCTGGACTCTC CCTGAAAGAAGGAGAGGACCAGAAGGAGATCAAGATTGAGCCAGCTGATGCAGTGGAAGAAGTGGAACCTCTTCCTGAGGATTACTACACAAGACCCATCAATCTGACAGAAG TGACGACTCTGCGTCAGCGTCTGCTGCAGCCTGACTTCCAGCCGATCTGCGCTTCCCAGCTCTACCCACGTCATAAGCACCTCCTGATCAAACGTTCACTGCGCTGTCGG AAATGTGAACATAACCTGAGCAAACCAGAATTCAATCCAACATCTATCAAATTCAAGATCCAGCTGGTTGCTGT TAACTATATCCCTGAAGTGAGAATCATGTCTATTCCCAACCTGCGCTACATGAAG GAAAGCCAAGTCCTTCTGACTCTGACCAATCCAGTGGAGAACATCACACATGTCACGCTGCTGGAGTGTGAGGAGGGAGACCCTGACAACATCAACAGCACTGCCAAG GTGACAGTTCCACCCAAGGAGCTTATTTTGGCTGGTAAAGATGCTGCAGCAGAATACGATGAGCTGGCAGAGCCTCAAGATTTCCAGGATGACCCTGA CGTTATCGCCTTCAGAAAAGCCAATAAGGTAGGAGTTTTCATCAAGGTCACCCCACAGAAAGAAGAGGGTGAAGTGACCGTGAGTTTCAAGATGAAGCATGAGTTTAAAAACCTCACTGCTCCAATCCGACCCAGTGAGGAAGGCGATCACACCTCTGAGGTCATCTGGCTCACCCATCACGTGGAGCTCAGCCTCGGTCCAGTGCTCCCATAA